AGTAGGATTGCGTTGGTTACATCCCGGTTGCGGAAGTGATAGATCATTTTGTCGATCCATTCCGGCAATTCTTCACCGTAAGGGGGGTTGAGAAAGATGTTTTCTGCGTTCCAGTTGTGGGCGAGGCCGTTGTCTGCGAGGCAGTAGTAGTTGCGGGCGGCTACGTTTGGTGATCCTATGGTGTTACAGCAGGGATCAAGGTCGGGCGTGCCGATTGTGGCGTAAACAGCGTCTAAAAGGTGTTTTGGGGTGTACCATTCCACATTTTCTTGTATTATCAGCGGGTCGCCGTTTATGTCGGTTTGCGTCATGGGCATACCTCCAAGTCGTGATCGGCTGCGTAGAGGTCGAGGGCCTCCTGCGCTTCTGCGGGCGTGTCAAACACCCTCATGTTGAGAGGGGGGAAACGGTAACAGAAGTCAGGGCGTGCGCTCTCTTCTTCGATGATGATATACTTCTTGTTGTGTCCTTCTTGTACGCGGACACGGTTTTTTTCGCGGCTGAGATATTCGGTCATGGTTACGATTGCCTGATGTCGAGTATGTGGCGGCTGGGGGATTTGATGAGTAGAAAAATCTGGTTCATGAGTGCTATACAGTGATCCCGCGTCCCTTCGGCGAGTATCCAAACTTCGGTGTCGGAGATGTCTCCCGCCTGCAATACGTAACAGTTGCGGTCTGTGTGATATCTGACGCCGATGGTTGCGGCGTGTGCGAGGTTGAAGAGGACGCTGGATATCTCGCCGGTTTCTGAGTTTGTGCATTCGATACAGAGATATTTCATGCCGCTGCCCCCCTGACAAGGATCAGTTTTCCTTCCCGCTCTTTTTGCCGGATGCGTGCGGCGTGGTTCGGGAACTCGTCTTTGTACCGGAGGTACGTACTTTCCGGCAGGAGGTAGGGATCGCCTGTTGTGCCGCTGCCGTGCAGGGTCATTTCCACTCACTACCGCGCGGGGTGCTGTGGTTTTCGCCGCATTGTCCGCAGGAATTGCCGGTGCGGGTGACTGTTCCGGGCACGAACTGCCAAGGTTTTGTTCCGGTTTTTGTCAGTTCTGTGGTACGGGTGGGGACGGGTTTTACAAAAGGGCCGGGTGTGGTGTCCGGGGCGAGGATAAACCAGTCTTCGGTTATGAGATCGGTCTGACTGGCGATCCACGGGACGAGCTGATCGTCTGCGGTCTTGATGTAGATGTAGGGCAGCGTCATTTTGTTGTGTGCGTCCGGGCACTGCATTGCAAGATACATCCCTTTGCCGTTCCAACCGGTACGGGTTACGCGGAATCCTGCTTTGAGGGCGACAAGCGCGGTGGAAAAACTACGGAGGTACGGATCGAGTGCTAATTCCTGCATATCAGATCATCCTCCTAAGGGCGACTTCTGTGGCGGCCTGCCTGCCGTCGGCGTCGATGATTTCTTCTGTTTTGGGTGTGAATACTGTTGTGCCTGCTTCCTGATACTGTTTGGTCGCGGTAATGGTGCAGGCGTTCTTTTCTGCGTCGATGATGTAACGGCTCATTCTTTATCCTCCTCGGTTCCGGGTGTCCAAGGGATGAGTGTCATACGGTGATCCCCGCTTCGAGTGCTTTTGTAATCAGGATACGTGCAGTCATTGCGGTACTGATGCCGCGTTGTTTGGCGAGTGTCTCAACCTGCGATGCCTGCGGATACGGTACGCGGACGCCAATTCTGAGAGCATTCGTCATACGGTGATCCCCGCTTCAAGTGCTTTTTCTACAAGTCTGCGTATAACGGAGGACGCAGAGCAATTCTTTTTTTCCGCAATTTCGACAATTAATCGCGCGGTTTTCTCGGTAAAGCGAGTATTAATACCGATGCTACAGGGTTCGTTTCCGATTGGCGGCCTTTTACGTCCGAAGTCTGGAGAGATGTCGCTGAGTGTTTTGATACCAGTTGGTGTCATACTATAGACATTAGTAAGACATCTATTTATATCTAACCAAATGATACCAAATGGTGCCTAATGTGTTAATATGGGTAAAGTTGGCAATATTGGATTATGTCACCCGAACAAAACCATGAGAGGAAATTTACTTGCCGATTGCCCGGGGAACTGATGGAGGAAATTGACAAATATTTAGAGGGTACAGGAATGCCCTTAATTGAGTTC
The window above is part of the Methanocorpusculum vombati genome. Proteins encoded here:
- a CDS encoding DUF2829 domain-containing protein; this translates as MQELALDPYLRSFSTALVALKAGFRVTRTGWNGKGMYLAMQCPDAHNKMTLPYIYIKTADDQLVPWIASQTDLITEDWFILAPDTTPGPFVKPVPTRTTELTKTGTKPWQFVPGTVTRTGNSCGQCGENHSTPRGSEWK
- a CDS encoding DNA N-6-adenine-methyltransferase; protein product: MTQTDINGDPLIIQENVEWYTPKHLLDAVYATIGTPDLDPCCNTIGSPNVAARNYYCLADNGLAHNWNAENIFLNPPYGEELPEWIDKMIYHFRNRDVTNAILLIPAKTETTYWHKLADYAPAWCAVKGRISFISPTTGNTKQTGRFPSAVVLLTRKQDIFSKFCENFESLGIIYTRWE